Proteins encoded in a region of the Limanda limanda chromosome 17, fLimLim1.1, whole genome shotgun sequence genome:
- the usp7 gene encoding ubiquitin carboxyl-terminal hydrolase 7 isoform X1 — protein MNHHHTQQQQQKAGEQQLSEPEDMEMEAGDTDDPPRLPANPVINGNVAMADGHNNTEDDMEDDTSWRSEATFRFVVERFSRLSESVLSPSCFVRNLPWKIMVMPRFYPDRPHQKSVGFFLQCNAESDSTSWSCHAQAMLKIINYKDDEKSFSRRISHLFFHKENDWGFSNFMSWSDVTDPERGFVDDDKVTFEVYVQADAPHGVAWDSKKHTGYVGLKNQGATCYMNSLLQTLFFTNQLRRAVYMMPTEGDDSSKSVPLALQRVFYELQHSDKPVGTKKLTKSFGWETLDSFMQHDVQELCRVLLDNVENKMKGTCVEGTIPKLFRGKMVSYIQCKHVDYRSERIEDYYDIQLSIKGKKNIFESFKDYVATEQLDGDNKYDAGEHGLQEAEKGVKFLTFPPILHLQLMRFMYDPQTDQNIKINDRFEFPDQLPLDEFLQKTDSKDPANYILHAVLVHSGDNHGGHYVVYLNPKGDGKVSVKEPIWCKFDDDVVSRCTKEEAIEHNYGGHDDDLSVRHCTNAYMLVYIRESKLSEVLSPMTDVDIPQQLVERLQEEKRVEAQKRKERQEAHLYMQVQMVTEDQFCGHQGNDMYDEEKVKYTVFKVLKSSTLQEFVQNLSQTMGFPQDQMRLWPMQARSNGTKRPAMLDYEADCSKSMIDLSDNENPWTIFLETVDPEMAASGATLPKFDKDHDVMLFLKMYDPKTRSLNYCGHIYTPISCKIRDLLPVMCERAGFQQETSLILYEEVKPNLTERIQDYDVSLDKALDELMDGDIIVFQKDDPENDSSELPTAKDYFRDLYHRVDVIFCDKTIHNDPGFVVTLSNRMNYFQVAKTVAQRLNTDPMLLQFFKSQGDGPGNPLRHNYEGTLRDLLQFFKPRQPKKLYYQQLKMKITDFENRRSFKSIWLNTAFREEEITLYPDKHGCVRDLLEECKKAVELSEKGSDKLRLLEIVSYKIIGVHQEDELLECLSPAASRTFRIEELPLDQVDLDKDSEMLIPVAHFHKEVFGTFGIPFLLKIRQGESFRDVMRRIQTMLDIQEKEFEKFKFAIVMMGRHQYITEDEYEVNLKDFEQPGNMSQPRPWLGLDHFNKAPKRGRYTYLEKAIKIHN, from the exons CTGGGGACACGGACGATCCTCCAAGACTCCCAGCCAACCCTGTGATCAATGGTAACGTGGCCATGGCAGatggacacaacaacacagaggacGACATGGAAGACG ACACTAGCTGGCGGTCAGAGGCGACTTTCCGCTTTGTGGTGGAACGTTTCAGCCGCCTGAGCGAGTCGGTGCTCAGCCCGTCCTGCTTTGTCCGGAACCTTCCATGGAAGATAATGGTGATGCCGCGCTTCTATCCAGACCGGCCCCACCAGAAGAGCGTGGGCTTCTTCCTACAGTGTAACGCAGAGTCCGACTCAAC GTCGTGGTCTTGCCATGCGCAGGCCATGTTGAAGATCATCAACTACAAAGACGATGAGAAGTCTTTCAGCCGCAGGATCAGTCACCTGTTCTTCCACAAAGAGAATGACTGGGGCTTCTCCAACTTCATGTCCTGGAGT GATGTGACCGATCCAGAGAGGGGCTTCGTCGATGACGACAAAGTCACCTTTGAAGTTTACGTCCAGGCAGATGCACCACACGGAGTGGC CTGGGACTCTAAGAAACACACAGGCTATGTTGGACTGAAGAACCAGGGAGCGACTTGCTACATGAACAGCCTGCTACAGACACTCTTCTTCACCAACCAACTACGACGG GCGGTGTACATGATGCCCACAGAGGGAGACGACTCGTCCAAGAGTGTCCCCCTTGCATTGCAGAGGGTTTTCTACGAGCTGCAACACAGCGACAAACCCGTCGGCACCAAGAAACTCACCAAGTCTTTTGG ATGGGAAACACTAGATAGCTTCATGCAACATGATGTGCAGGAGCTGTGCAGAGTG CTCCTGGACAATGTGGAGAATAAAATGAAAGGGACTTGTGTTGAGGGAACCATCCCCAAGCTCTTCAGAGGAAAGATGGTG TCATATATCCAGTGTAAACATGTGGACTACCGGTCAGAGCGGATAGAGGACTACTATGACATCCAACTAAGCATAAAAGGAAAGAAGAACA TCTTTGAGTCGTTCAAAGATTATGTTGCGACTGAACAGTTAGACGGAGACAACAAATACGACGCAGGAGAGCATGGCCTGCAG gAAGCAGAAAAAGGAGTGAAGTTCCTCACTTTCCCTCCGATCCTTCATCTGCAGCTGATGAGGTTCATGTATGACCCACAGACCGACCAGAACATCAAGATCAACGACAG GTTCGAGTTTCCAGATCAGTTACCTCTGGATGAGTTCCTTCAGAAGACGGACTCTAAGGACCCGGCCAACTACATCCTGCATGCAGTGCTGGTCCACAGTGGGGACAACCATGGCGGGCACTATGTCGTCTATCTCAATCCCAAAGGAGACGGCAAAGTCAGCGTCAAGGAACCAATC tgGTGCAAGTTTGACGATGACGTGGTGTCACGATGCACCAAGGAGGAAGCCATAGAACACAACTATGGCGGACACGATGATGACCTCTCAGTGCGCCACTGCACCAACGCGTACATGTTGGTCTACATTCGAGAGTCCAAGCTCA GTGAGGTGCTCTCGCCGATGACTGACGTGGACATCCCCCAGCAGCTGGTGGAgcgtctgcaggaggagaaaagggtCGAGGCCCAGAAGAGAAAGGAGCGTCAAGAGGCCCACCTCTACATGCAGGTCCAG ATGGTGACCGAAGACCAGTTCTGTGGTCATCAGGGCAATGACATGTACGACGAGGAGAAAGTGAAGTACACCGTCTTCAAGGTCCTGAAGAGCTCCACGCTGCAAGAGTTCGTCCAGAACCTCTCCCAGACAATG GGTTTCCCACAGGACCAGATGAGGCTGTGGCCCATGCAGGCCCGGAGCAATGGAACCAAGCGACCTGCCATGCTCGACTACGAGGCCGACTGCAGCAAGTCG ATGATCGACTTGAGCGACAACGAGAACCCCTGGACAATATTTCTAGAGACGGTGGATCCAGAGATGGCCGCCAGTGGGGCCACGTTACCCAAGTTTGATAAAGACC ATGATGTCATGTTATTCTTGAAGATGTATGACCCCAAAACCAGAAGCTTAAATTATTGTGGACATATCTACACACCTATATCCTGCAAAATAA GAGACCTACTGCCAGTCATGTGTGAGAGAGCAGGTTTTCAGCAGGAAACAAGCCTTATCCTCTATGAG GAAGTAAAGCCCAATCTAACGGAGCGGATACAGGACTACGATGTCTCTCTGGACAAGGCCCTGGACGAGCTCATGGATGGGGACATCATCGTCTTCCAGAA GGACGACCCAGAGAACGACAGCAGCGAGCTGCCTACAGCCAAGGACTATTTCCGGGATCTGTACCATCGAGTGGACGTCATTTTCTGCGACAAGACCATCCACAACGACCCTGGCTTTGTGGTCACACTGTCCAACCGCATGAACTACTTTCAG GTGGCCAAGACGGTAGCGCAGAGGTTGAACACAGATCCTATGCTGCTGCAGTTCTTCAAGTCACAGGG GGACGGTCCAGGGAATCCTCTCAGACACAACTATGAGGGAACGCTGCGGGACCTCCTGCAATTCTTCAAGCCTAGACAGCCCAAGAAACTCTACTACCAGCAG TTGAAGATGAAGATCACAGACTTTGAGAACAGGAGGAGTTTTAAATCCATATGGCTCAACACCGCGTTCAGAGAGGAG gagATCACCCTCTACCCTGACAAACATGGCTGCGTGCGGGACCTTTTGGAAGAATGTAAAAAAGCAGTGGAGCTCTCCGAAAAGGGCTCCGACAAGCTCAG gctGTTAGAGATAGTAAGCTATAAAATCATCGGGGTTCACCAGGAGGACGAGCTGCTAGAATGTTTATCTCCGGCTGCCAGCCGCACCTTCAGAATAgag GAGCTTCCTTTGGACCAGGTGGACTTGGACAAGGACAGTGAAATGTTAATCCCGGTCGCTCACTTCCACAAAGAGGTCTTTGGGACCTTTGGGATTCCCTTCTTGCTCAAAATCAGACAG GGCGAGTCCTTTCGGGACGTGATGAGGAGGATCCAGACCATGCTGGACATCCAGGAGAAAGAATTTGAGAAG TTCAAGTTTGCGATTGTGATGATGGGCCGGCATCAGTACATCACTGAAGACGAGTACGAGGTCAACCTGAAGGACTTTGAACAGCCAG GTAACATGTCCCAGCCGCGCCCCTGGCTCGGGTTGGATCATTTCAACAAAGCTCCAAAGAGAGGTCGCTACACCTACCTGGAGAAAGCAATCAAGATCCACAACTAA
- the usp7 gene encoding ubiquitin carboxyl-terminal hydrolase 7 isoform X3, which yields MADGHNNTEDDMEDDTSWRSEATFRFVVERFSRLSESVLSPSCFVRNLPWKIMVMPRFYPDRPHQKSVGFFLQCNAESDSTSWSCHAQAMLKIINYKDDEKSFSRRISHLFFHKENDWGFSNFMSWSDVTDPERGFVDDDKVTFEVYVQADAPHGVAWDSKKHTGYVGLKNQGATCYMNSLLQTLFFTNQLRRAVYMMPTEGDDSSKSVPLALQRVFYELQHSDKPVGTKKLTKSFGWETLDSFMQHDVQELCRVLLDNVENKMKGTCVEGTIPKLFRGKMVSYIQCKHVDYRSERIEDYYDIQLSIKGKKNIFESFKDYVATEQLDGDNKYDAGEHGLQEAEKGVKFLTFPPILHLQLMRFMYDPQTDQNIKINDRFEFPDQLPLDEFLQKTDSKDPANYILHAVLVHSGDNHGGHYVVYLNPKGDGKVSVKEPIWCKFDDDVVSRCTKEEAIEHNYGGHDDDLSVRHCTNAYMLVYIRESKLSEVLSPMTDVDIPQQLVERLQEEKRVEAQKRKERQEAHLYMQVQMVTEDQFCGHQGNDMYDEEKVKYTVFKVLKSSTLQEFVQNLSQTMGFPQDQMRLWPMQARSNGTKRPAMLDYEADCSKSMIDLSDNENPWTIFLETVDPEMAASGATLPKFDKDHDVMLFLKMYDPKTRSLNYCGHIYTPISCKIRDLLPVMCERAGFQQETSLILYEEVKPNLTERIQDYDVSLDKALDELMDGDIIVFQKDDPENDSSELPTAKDYFRDLYHRVDVIFCDKTIHNDPGFVVTLSNRMNYFQVAKTVAQRLNTDPMLLQFFKSQGYRDGPGNPLRHNYEGTLRDLLQFFKPRQPKKLYYQQLKMKITDFENRRSFKSIWLNTAFREEEITLYPDKHGCVRDLLEECKKAVELSEKGSDKLRLLEIVSYKIIGVHQEDELLECLSPAASRTFRIEELPLDQVDLDKDSEMLIPVAHFHKEVFGTFGIPFLLKIRQGESFRDVMRRIQTMLDIQEKEFEKFKFAIVMMGRHQYITEDEYEVNLKDFEQPGNMSQPRPWLGLDHFNKAPKRGRYTYLEKAIKIHN from the exons ATGGCAGatggacacaacaacacagaggacGACATGGAAGACG ACACTAGCTGGCGGTCAGAGGCGACTTTCCGCTTTGTGGTGGAACGTTTCAGCCGCCTGAGCGAGTCGGTGCTCAGCCCGTCCTGCTTTGTCCGGAACCTTCCATGGAAGATAATGGTGATGCCGCGCTTCTATCCAGACCGGCCCCACCAGAAGAGCGTGGGCTTCTTCCTACAGTGTAACGCAGAGTCCGACTCAAC GTCGTGGTCTTGCCATGCGCAGGCCATGTTGAAGATCATCAACTACAAAGACGATGAGAAGTCTTTCAGCCGCAGGATCAGTCACCTGTTCTTCCACAAAGAGAATGACTGGGGCTTCTCCAACTTCATGTCCTGGAGT GATGTGACCGATCCAGAGAGGGGCTTCGTCGATGACGACAAAGTCACCTTTGAAGTTTACGTCCAGGCAGATGCACCACACGGAGTGGC CTGGGACTCTAAGAAACACACAGGCTATGTTGGACTGAAGAACCAGGGAGCGACTTGCTACATGAACAGCCTGCTACAGACACTCTTCTTCACCAACCAACTACGACGG GCGGTGTACATGATGCCCACAGAGGGAGACGACTCGTCCAAGAGTGTCCCCCTTGCATTGCAGAGGGTTTTCTACGAGCTGCAACACAGCGACAAACCCGTCGGCACCAAGAAACTCACCAAGTCTTTTGG ATGGGAAACACTAGATAGCTTCATGCAACATGATGTGCAGGAGCTGTGCAGAGTG CTCCTGGACAATGTGGAGAATAAAATGAAAGGGACTTGTGTTGAGGGAACCATCCCCAAGCTCTTCAGAGGAAAGATGGTG TCATATATCCAGTGTAAACATGTGGACTACCGGTCAGAGCGGATAGAGGACTACTATGACATCCAACTAAGCATAAAAGGAAAGAAGAACA TCTTTGAGTCGTTCAAAGATTATGTTGCGACTGAACAGTTAGACGGAGACAACAAATACGACGCAGGAGAGCATGGCCTGCAG gAAGCAGAAAAAGGAGTGAAGTTCCTCACTTTCCCTCCGATCCTTCATCTGCAGCTGATGAGGTTCATGTATGACCCACAGACCGACCAGAACATCAAGATCAACGACAG GTTCGAGTTTCCAGATCAGTTACCTCTGGATGAGTTCCTTCAGAAGACGGACTCTAAGGACCCGGCCAACTACATCCTGCATGCAGTGCTGGTCCACAGTGGGGACAACCATGGCGGGCACTATGTCGTCTATCTCAATCCCAAAGGAGACGGCAAAGTCAGCGTCAAGGAACCAATC tgGTGCAAGTTTGACGATGACGTGGTGTCACGATGCACCAAGGAGGAAGCCATAGAACACAACTATGGCGGACACGATGATGACCTCTCAGTGCGCCACTGCACCAACGCGTACATGTTGGTCTACATTCGAGAGTCCAAGCTCA GTGAGGTGCTCTCGCCGATGACTGACGTGGACATCCCCCAGCAGCTGGTGGAgcgtctgcaggaggagaaaagggtCGAGGCCCAGAAGAGAAAGGAGCGTCAAGAGGCCCACCTCTACATGCAGGTCCAG ATGGTGACCGAAGACCAGTTCTGTGGTCATCAGGGCAATGACATGTACGACGAGGAGAAAGTGAAGTACACCGTCTTCAAGGTCCTGAAGAGCTCCACGCTGCAAGAGTTCGTCCAGAACCTCTCCCAGACAATG GGTTTCCCACAGGACCAGATGAGGCTGTGGCCCATGCAGGCCCGGAGCAATGGAACCAAGCGACCTGCCATGCTCGACTACGAGGCCGACTGCAGCAAGTCG ATGATCGACTTGAGCGACAACGAGAACCCCTGGACAATATTTCTAGAGACGGTGGATCCAGAGATGGCCGCCAGTGGGGCCACGTTACCCAAGTTTGATAAAGACC ATGATGTCATGTTATTCTTGAAGATGTATGACCCCAAAACCAGAAGCTTAAATTATTGTGGACATATCTACACACCTATATCCTGCAAAATAA GAGACCTACTGCCAGTCATGTGTGAGAGAGCAGGTTTTCAGCAGGAAACAAGCCTTATCCTCTATGAG GAAGTAAAGCCCAATCTAACGGAGCGGATACAGGACTACGATGTCTCTCTGGACAAGGCCCTGGACGAGCTCATGGATGGGGACATCATCGTCTTCCAGAA GGACGACCCAGAGAACGACAGCAGCGAGCTGCCTACAGCCAAGGACTATTTCCGGGATCTGTACCATCGAGTGGACGTCATTTTCTGCGACAAGACCATCCACAACGACCCTGGCTTTGTGGTCACACTGTCCAACCGCATGAACTACTTTCAG GTGGCCAAGACGGTAGCGCAGAGGTTGAACACAGATCCTATGCTGCTGCAGTTCTTCAAGTCACAGGG GTACAGGGACGGTCCAGGGAATCCTCTCAGACACAACTATGAGGGAACGCTGCGGGACCTCCTGCAATTCTTCAAGCCTAGACAGCCCAAGAAACTCTACTACCAGCAG TTGAAGATGAAGATCACAGACTTTGAGAACAGGAGGAGTTTTAAATCCATATGGCTCAACACCGCGTTCAGAGAGGAG gagATCACCCTCTACCCTGACAAACATGGCTGCGTGCGGGACCTTTTGGAAGAATGTAAAAAAGCAGTGGAGCTCTCCGAAAAGGGCTCCGACAAGCTCAG gctGTTAGAGATAGTAAGCTATAAAATCATCGGGGTTCACCAGGAGGACGAGCTGCTAGAATGTTTATCTCCGGCTGCCAGCCGCACCTTCAGAATAgag GAGCTTCCTTTGGACCAGGTGGACTTGGACAAGGACAGTGAAATGTTAATCCCGGTCGCTCACTTCCACAAAGAGGTCTTTGGGACCTTTGGGATTCCCTTCTTGCTCAAAATCAGACAG GGCGAGTCCTTTCGGGACGTGATGAGGAGGATCCAGACCATGCTGGACATCCAGGAGAAAGAATTTGAGAAG TTCAAGTTTGCGATTGTGATGATGGGCCGGCATCAGTACATCACTGAAGACGAGTACGAGGTCAACCTGAAGGACTTTGAACAGCCAG GTAACATGTCCCAGCCGCGCCCCTGGCTCGGGTTGGATCATTTCAACAAAGCTCCAAAGAGAGGTCGCTACACCTACCTGGAGAAAGCAATCAAGATCCACAACTAA
- the usp7 gene encoding ubiquitin carboxyl-terminal hydrolase 7 isoform X2, with amino-acid sequence MNHHHTQQQQQKAGEQQLSEPEDMEMEAGDTDDPPRLPANPVINGNVAMADGHNNTEDDMEDDTSWRSEATFRFVVERFSRLSESVLSPSCFVRNLPWKIMVMPRFYPDRPHQKSVGFFLQCNAESDSTSWSCHAQAMLKIINYKDDEKSFSRRISHLFFHKENDWGFSNFMSWSDVTDPERGFVDDDKVTFEVYVQADAPHGVAWDSKKHTGYVGLKNQGATCYMNSLLQTLFFTNQLRRAVYMMPTEGDDSSKSVPLALQRVFYELQHSDKPVGTKKLTKSFGWETLDSFMQHDVQELCRVLLDNVENKMKGTCVEGTIPKLFRGKMVSYIQCKHVDYRSERIEDYYDIQLSIKGKKNIFESFKDYVATEQLDGDNKYDAGEHGLQEAEKGVKFLTFPPILHLQLMRFMYDPQTDQNIKINDRFEFPDQLPLDEFLQKTDSKDPANYILHAVLVHSGDNHGGHYVVYLNPKGDGKVSVKEPIWCKFDDDVVSRCTKEEAIEHNYGGHDDDLSVRHCTNAYMLVYIRESKLSEVLSPMTDVDIPQQLVERLQEEKRVEAQKRKERQEAHLYMQVQMVTEDQFCGHQGNDMYDEEKVKYTVFKVLKSSTLQEFVQNLSQTMGFPQDQMRLWPMQARSNGTKRPAMLDYEADCSKSMIDLSDNENPWTIFLETVDPEMAASGATLPKFDKDHDVMLFLKMYDPKTRSLNYCGHIYTPISCKIRDLLPVMCERAGFQQETSLILYEEVKPNLTERIQDYDVSLDKALDELMDGDIIVFQKDDPENDSSELPTAKDYFRDLYHRVDVIFCDKTIHNDPGFVVTLSNRMNYFQVAKTVAQRLNTDPMLLQFFKSQGYRDGPGNPLRHNYEGTLRDLLQFFKPRQPKKLYYQQLKMKITDFENRRSFKSIWLNTAFREEEITLYPDKHGCVRDLLEECKKAVELSEKGSDKLRLLEIVSYKIIGVHQEDELLECLSPAASRTFRIEELPLDQVDLDKDSEMLIPVAHFHKEVFGTFGIPFLLKIRQGESFRDVMRRIQTMLDIQEKEFEKFKFAIVMMGRHQYITEDEYEVNLKDFEQPGNMSQPRPWLGLDHFNKAPKRGRYTYLEKAIKIHN; translated from the exons CTGGGGACACGGACGATCCTCCAAGACTCCCAGCCAACCCTGTGATCAATGGTAACGTGGCCATGGCAGatggacacaacaacacagaggacGACATGGAAGACG ACACTAGCTGGCGGTCAGAGGCGACTTTCCGCTTTGTGGTGGAACGTTTCAGCCGCCTGAGCGAGTCGGTGCTCAGCCCGTCCTGCTTTGTCCGGAACCTTCCATGGAAGATAATGGTGATGCCGCGCTTCTATCCAGACCGGCCCCACCAGAAGAGCGTGGGCTTCTTCCTACAGTGTAACGCAGAGTCCGACTCAAC GTCGTGGTCTTGCCATGCGCAGGCCATGTTGAAGATCATCAACTACAAAGACGATGAGAAGTCTTTCAGCCGCAGGATCAGTCACCTGTTCTTCCACAAAGAGAATGACTGGGGCTTCTCCAACTTCATGTCCTGGAGT GATGTGACCGATCCAGAGAGGGGCTTCGTCGATGACGACAAAGTCACCTTTGAAGTTTACGTCCAGGCAGATGCACCACACGGAGTGGC CTGGGACTCTAAGAAACACACAGGCTATGTTGGACTGAAGAACCAGGGAGCGACTTGCTACATGAACAGCCTGCTACAGACACTCTTCTTCACCAACCAACTACGACGG GCGGTGTACATGATGCCCACAGAGGGAGACGACTCGTCCAAGAGTGTCCCCCTTGCATTGCAGAGGGTTTTCTACGAGCTGCAACACAGCGACAAACCCGTCGGCACCAAGAAACTCACCAAGTCTTTTGG ATGGGAAACACTAGATAGCTTCATGCAACATGATGTGCAGGAGCTGTGCAGAGTG CTCCTGGACAATGTGGAGAATAAAATGAAAGGGACTTGTGTTGAGGGAACCATCCCCAAGCTCTTCAGAGGAAAGATGGTG TCATATATCCAGTGTAAACATGTGGACTACCGGTCAGAGCGGATAGAGGACTACTATGACATCCAACTAAGCATAAAAGGAAAGAAGAACA TCTTTGAGTCGTTCAAAGATTATGTTGCGACTGAACAGTTAGACGGAGACAACAAATACGACGCAGGAGAGCATGGCCTGCAG gAAGCAGAAAAAGGAGTGAAGTTCCTCACTTTCCCTCCGATCCTTCATCTGCAGCTGATGAGGTTCATGTATGACCCACAGACCGACCAGAACATCAAGATCAACGACAG GTTCGAGTTTCCAGATCAGTTACCTCTGGATGAGTTCCTTCAGAAGACGGACTCTAAGGACCCGGCCAACTACATCCTGCATGCAGTGCTGGTCCACAGTGGGGACAACCATGGCGGGCACTATGTCGTCTATCTCAATCCCAAAGGAGACGGCAAAGTCAGCGTCAAGGAACCAATC tgGTGCAAGTTTGACGATGACGTGGTGTCACGATGCACCAAGGAGGAAGCCATAGAACACAACTATGGCGGACACGATGATGACCTCTCAGTGCGCCACTGCACCAACGCGTACATGTTGGTCTACATTCGAGAGTCCAAGCTCA GTGAGGTGCTCTCGCCGATGACTGACGTGGACATCCCCCAGCAGCTGGTGGAgcgtctgcaggaggagaaaagggtCGAGGCCCAGAAGAGAAAGGAGCGTCAAGAGGCCCACCTCTACATGCAGGTCCAG ATGGTGACCGAAGACCAGTTCTGTGGTCATCAGGGCAATGACATGTACGACGAGGAGAAAGTGAAGTACACCGTCTTCAAGGTCCTGAAGAGCTCCACGCTGCAAGAGTTCGTCCAGAACCTCTCCCAGACAATG GGTTTCCCACAGGACCAGATGAGGCTGTGGCCCATGCAGGCCCGGAGCAATGGAACCAAGCGACCTGCCATGCTCGACTACGAGGCCGACTGCAGCAAGTCG ATGATCGACTTGAGCGACAACGAGAACCCCTGGACAATATTTCTAGAGACGGTGGATCCAGAGATGGCCGCCAGTGGGGCCACGTTACCCAAGTTTGATAAAGACC ATGATGTCATGTTATTCTTGAAGATGTATGACCCCAAAACCAGAAGCTTAAATTATTGTGGACATATCTACACACCTATATCCTGCAAAATAA GAGACCTACTGCCAGTCATGTGTGAGAGAGCAGGTTTTCAGCAGGAAACAAGCCTTATCCTCTATGAG GAAGTAAAGCCCAATCTAACGGAGCGGATACAGGACTACGATGTCTCTCTGGACAAGGCCCTGGACGAGCTCATGGATGGGGACATCATCGTCTTCCAGAA GGACGACCCAGAGAACGACAGCAGCGAGCTGCCTACAGCCAAGGACTATTTCCGGGATCTGTACCATCGAGTGGACGTCATTTTCTGCGACAAGACCATCCACAACGACCCTGGCTTTGTGGTCACACTGTCCAACCGCATGAACTACTTTCAG GTGGCCAAGACGGTAGCGCAGAGGTTGAACACAGATCCTATGCTGCTGCAGTTCTTCAAGTCACAGGG GTACAGGGACGGTCCAGGGAATCCTCTCAGACACAACTATGAGGGAACGCTGCGGGACCTCCTGCAATTCTTCAAGCCTAGACAGCCCAAGAAACTCTACTACCAGCAG TTGAAGATGAAGATCACAGACTTTGAGAACAGGAGGAGTTTTAAATCCATATGGCTCAACACCGCGTTCAGAGAGGAG gagATCACCCTCTACCCTGACAAACATGGCTGCGTGCGGGACCTTTTGGAAGAATGTAAAAAAGCAGTGGAGCTCTCCGAAAAGGGCTCCGACAAGCTCAG gctGTTAGAGATAGTAAGCTATAAAATCATCGGGGTTCACCAGGAGGACGAGCTGCTAGAATGTTTATCTCCGGCTGCCAGCCGCACCTTCAGAATAgag GAGCTTCCTTTGGACCAGGTGGACTTGGACAAGGACAGTGAAATGTTAATCCCGGTCGCTCACTTCCACAAAGAGGTCTTTGGGACCTTTGGGATTCCCTTCTTGCTCAAAATCAGACAG GGCGAGTCCTTTCGGGACGTGATGAGGAGGATCCAGACCATGCTGGACATCCAGGAGAAAGAATTTGAGAAG TTCAAGTTTGCGATTGTGATGATGGGCCGGCATCAGTACATCACTGAAGACGAGTACGAGGTCAACCTGAAGGACTTTGAACAGCCAG GTAACATGTCCCAGCCGCGCCCCTGGCTCGGGTTGGATCATTTCAACAAAGCTCCAAAGAGAGGTCGCTACACCTACCTGGAGAAAGCAATCAAGATCCACAACTAA